The following coding sequences are from one Cryptococcus deuterogattii R265 chromosome 1, complete sequence window:
- a CDS encoding acyl-CoA dehydrogenase encodes MIHQYHRRALKLAVTCSRRQIVARGMATANSVVSGPVSFSLSDDQRGIQELATKFTRDVIVPQAAEYDRTMKYPWPILKEAHSLGLLNTHIPEAYGGPELGLLECAIISESLAFGCSGIQTAMEANNLAEAPLIVAASHEQKQKYLGRMTEEPLMAAYCVTEPGAGSDVAGIKTKAEKRGDKWVLNGSKMWITNAGHANWFFVLAITDPKASPTRGMTGFIVDADTEGIILGKKEINMGQRASDTRMVTFQDVVIPEENVLGSPGEGFKIAMKAFDITRPLVSAAAVGLAQRALEEATKYAQERHTMGQPIINHQGVAFMLADMAIGVEAARGLVWKAAWAKDCMQRNTFYASMAKAFAGKTAVENANLGVQVFGGAGFNTEMPMEKLYRDAKIYELYEGTSQIQKLIVSKHLPSLYPAA; translated from the exons ATGATCCATCAGTACCACCGGAGAGCACTGAAACTGGCTGTTACTTGTTCTCGCCGACAAATCGTCGCACGGGGAATGGCCACGGCCAACTCAGTCGTTTCAGGTC CTGTCAGCTTCTCCCTCAGCGATGACCAAAGAGGTATTCAAG AACTGGCAACCAAGTTCACCCGAGATGTCATTGTTCCCCAAGCAGCTGAGTATGATAGGACCATG AAGTATCCCTGGCCCATCCTCAAAGAAGCCCACTCTTTGGGCCTGCTCAATACTCATATCCCCGAAGCT TATGGAGGGCCTGAGCTAGGGTTATTAGAATGCGCCATAATCTCAGAATCTCTTGCTTTTGGGTGTTCTGGTATCCAAACTGCAATGGAAG CGAATAACTTAGCCGAAGCGCCTTTGATAGTTGCAGCATCTCATGAGCAGAAGCAAAAGTACCTGGGTCGGATGACCGAGGAACCTTTGATGGCAGCTTATTGTGTGACTGAGCCTGGAGCCGGATCTGATGTGGCCGGCATCAAGACTAAAGCTGAGAAGAGAGGTGATAAATGGGTGCTCAATGGAAGCAAGATGTG GAT AACAAATGCTGGGCATGCTAACTGGTTT TTCGTGCTCGCGATCACGGACCCCAAAGCTTCTCCGACCAGGGGTATGACTGGCTTTATCGTGGACGCAGACACTGAGGGTATCATcttgggaaagaaggagataaACATGG GACAACGCGCCTCTGATACAAGGATGGTTACATTCCAAGACGTTGTCATCCCCGAAGAAAACGTATTGGGATCTCCAGGAGAAGGATTCAAAA TCGCTATGAAAGCATTTGATATCACGCGTCCCTTGGTATCGGCAGCCGCTGTTGGTCTGGCCCAAAGAGCGCTTGAAGAAGCTACTAAATACGCCCAAGAAAGACAT ACCATGGGCCAACCAATCATTAACCATCAGGGAGTAGCTTTCATGTTGGCTGACATGGCGATTGGAGTGGAAGCGGCTCGTGGACTGGTCTGGAAAGCTGCTTGGGCAAAGGATTGTATGCAACGCAACA CGTTTTATGCGTCGATGGCGAAAGCCTTTGCTGGAAAGACCGCGGTTGAGAATGCCAACCTCGGTGTGCAAG TCTTCGGTGGCGCTGGGTTCAACACTGAAATGCCCATGGAAAAGCTGTATCG TGACGCCAAGATTTACGAACTTT atgaag GAACTTCCCAAATCCAGAAGTTAATTGTCTCAAAGCACTTGCCTTCCCTATACCCAGCTGCGTAA
- a CDS encoding spermine transporter: MIIPAEAEVASPPIFNEDEEVVLEEEDIEQPDLHRIATHLHDPSPTATLSNEQARVTTSHDLEKGEGRMVVDFAEGQHEDPREWSNGRKWFVTIGTSLLCLTVALGSAMPTGDLPGAAKTLHVSDEAIYLTIALFVVGFGVGPLLFAPLSEVIGRKTVYCISIFFYFIFTLPSCLAPNIATMLAGRMIAGIASSAPMTNVGGTIADIWSVEERGIPMALFSGMIFMGPCLGPLFGGWIALKTGQWRWIYWVLFIFVGVVFAFTLIMPETLAPVLLRRKAKKLNKEHHTDTYVSKHDLHHIPLTATLKTAMVRPFILMFMEPIILFMSFYLSFVYALLYATFFAFPIAFEEIRGWNMGITGVSFVSIIIGITAALLCMPFQERIYKKACRNGQVPEARLYPMLLGCFILPIALFILAFTSYPGIHWIGPCVAGVLFGFSMVIIYISANSYIVDSYASFAASAIAAKTLMRSLIGASVPLWITQLFHNLGFQYAGLFLALVSCLILPIPWVFFLKGASVRKRSKRAEKSGTN; encoded by the exons ATGATTATCCCAGCTGAGGCAGAAGTAGCATCTCCACCCATCTTCaacgaagacgaggaagtcgttctggaagaggaggatatcgAACAACCTGATCTGCATCGAATCGCCACACATTTACATGACCCATCCCCCACAGCTACATTGAGCAATGAGCAAGCCCGCGTAACTACTTCTCATGatctggagaagggagagggtCGAATGGTAGTAGATTTCGCAGAAGGGCAACATGAAGACCCCAGGGAGTGGTCGAACGGAAGGAAATG GTTTGTCACAATTGGAACCTCATTACTTTGTCTCACAGTCGCTCTTGGATCCGCTATGCCCACTGGCGATCTTCCTGGAGCTGCAAAAACTCTTCACGTTTCCGACGAGGCTATCTACCTTACTATTGCCCTTTTTGTCGTTGGTTTCGGTGTCGGTCCTCTTCTATTCGCTCCAC TATCTGAGGTTATTGGACGAAAAACCGTCTATTGCATCAGTATTTTCTTTtacttcatcttcaccctcCCATCATGTCTCGCTCCCAATATCGCCACAATGTTGGCTGGTCGTATG ATTGCCGGTAttgcttcttcagctcCCATGACCAATGTGGGAGGTACGATTGCCGATATCTGGTCGGTCGAAGAACGTGGTATCCCTATGGCCCTTTTCAGTGGTATGATTTT CATGGGACCTTGTCTTGGACCACTATTTGGTGGTTGGATCGCCCTCAAGACTGGACAATGGCGATGGATCTACTGGGTCTTGTTCATTTTCGTCGGAGTCGTCTTCGCCTTCACCCTCATTATGCCCGAAACTCTCGCTCCTGTCCTCCTGCGACGAAAAGCTAAAAAATTAAACAAGGAACACCACACTGATACCTATGTTTCGAAACACGATCTCCACCACATTCCCCTTACTGCCACTTTGAAGACTGCCATGGTTCGACCATTCATTCTCATGTTCATGGAACCCATTATCTTGTTCATGAGTTTCTACCTGTCTTTCGTCTACGCTCTGCTTTATGCTActttcttcgccttcccGATTGCTTTTGAAGAAATCAGAGGGTGGAACATGGGTATTACTGGCGTCAGTTTTGTATCAATTATT ATTGGTATTACCGCTGCTTTGCTCTGTATGCCCTTCCAAGAAAGAATCTATAAAAAGGCCTGTCGAAACGGTCAAGTTCCTGAAGCCAGATTGTACCCTATGTTGCTCGGTTGTTT CATCCTCCCGATTGCTCTTTTCATCTTAGCTTTCACATCATACCCTGGAATCCATTGGATTGGGCCTTGTGTCGCTGGTGTGCTTTTCGGATTTTCAATGGTTATCATTTATATCTCTGCCAACAGT TATATCGTTGATTCCTATGCTTCTTTCGCTGCGTCAGCCATTGCCGCCAAGACACTGATGAGATCTCTCATTGGAGCCTCAGTTCCTCTTTGGATCACCCAATTATTC CACAATCTCGGATTCCAATACGCTGGTCTCTTCTTAGCGCTCGTTTCTTGTTTAattcttcccattccttgggtcttcttcctcaagggTGCATCTGTAAGAAAGAGGTCGAAGAGAGCCGAAAAGTCGGGTACCAATTAG
- a CDS encoding Ras family other: MSRKGHYGRDQRLVVVGCGGVGKTAITIRFVTSQFYDQEYNPTIEDSYRKQMVIDNKATTLEILDTAGQEEYAAMADQWYTFGSGFLLVYSLTDRSTFEEIRNFHREILRVKDKDYVPCVVICNKCDLQKYRSVGQFEGRELARSLRAPFIECSAAERVNVDVAFEELVRLVRKDEQRISLAAQKLLEGPFLSPPQPSRPKQIKRMKEKDKPSHNRRQRRGNSADISFCNDCSVM; encoded by the exons ATGTCTAGGAAGGGACATTATGGCAGAGACCAAAGACTCGTGGTAGTGGGGTGCGGTG GCGTCGGTAAAACTGCCATCACCATCCGTTTCGTGACCTCCCAATTCTACGACCA AGAATACAATCCAACCATCGAAGACTCATATAGAAAGCAAATGGTAATTGATAATAAAGCAACAACCTTAGAAATCCTAGATACTGCCGGCCAAG AGGAATACGCCGCCATGGCCGATCAGTGGTACACCTTCGGCTCGGGATTTCTACTTGTATATTCTTTGACAGACCGCTCAACATTTGAGGAGATACGGAACTTTCACAGGGAAATTTTAAGAGTGAAAGATAAAGATTATGTGCCATGTGTAGTGATCTGCAATAAA TGTGATTTACAAAAATATCGATCAGTTGGCCAATTCGAAGGACGTGAGCTCGCGCGGTCCTTACGTGCTCCTTTTATAGAGTGCTCGGCAGCAGAACGAGTGAACGTGGATGTAGCATTCGAGGAGCTGGTCAGGCTCGTGCGAAAAGACGAACAG CGGATATCTCTGGCTGCTCAAAAGCTTCTCGAAGGTCCATTTCTCTCGCCGCCTCAACCATCGCGACCAAAACAAATAAAACgaatgaaagagaaggataagCCGAGTCATAATcgaaggcagaggagggGAAACAGTGCCGATATTTCTTTTTGCAACGATTGTTCTGTAATGTGA